The Deltaproteobacteria bacterium genome window below encodes:
- a CDS encoding DUF72 domain-containing protein has product MPASLPDRPRVLVGCAKLPPRMSRAHYFGGLSLLETDVVFRGQPRPASLRRWRREAPDHARFAVVAAAAVTHDGCFRPGPVRDRGWDATRRAAEALAADAIVFRSGPGVSPSAANRDAMRAFFAAAAADVDAALVWIPGGLWTPVDARAFAAEAGVIAAEDPLAREPGEPPAPPPSPGPRYLRVEGLGRRTVRDDDLEVIADALADAPSAWVVFAHPDRWRTARALRARLDDAGD; this is encoded by the coding sequence ATGCCAGCGAGCCTCCCAGACCGCCCGCGCGTGCTCGTCGGGTGCGCCAAGCTCCCGCCGCGCATGTCGCGCGCCCACTACTTCGGCGGGCTGTCCCTGCTCGAGACAGACGTCGTGTTCCGCGGGCAGCCACGTCCGGCATCGCTGCGCCGGTGGCGCCGCGAAGCCCCGGATCACGCGCGATTCGCCGTCGTCGCGGCGGCGGCCGTGACCCACGACGGGTGCTTTCGCCCGGGGCCGGTGCGCGACCGGGGCTGGGACGCGACCCGGCGGGCGGCCGAGGCGCTCGCGGCGGACGCGATCGTGTTCCGCTCGGGGCCGGGCGTCTCGCCCTCGGCCGCCAACCGGGATGCGATGCGCGCGTTCTTTGCCGCGGCGGCGGCCGACGTCGACGCGGCGTTGGTGTGGATTCCCGGCGGGCTGTGGACGCCTGTCGATGCCCGGGCGTTCGCTGCCGAGGCGGGCGTCATCGCCGCGGAAGATCCGCTCGCGCGCGAGCCGGGCGAACCGCCGGCGCCGCCGCCGTCCCCTGGCCCCCGCTACCTGCGAGTCGAAGGGCTTGGCCGGCGTACGGTCCGCGACGACGATCTCGAGGTCATCGCCGACGCGCTGGCGGACGCGCCATCGGCATGGGTCGTGTTCGCCCACCCCGACCGGTGGCGCACCGCCCGCGCCTTGCGCGC
- the fsa gene encoding fructose-6-phosphate aldolase, giving the protein MKFFIDTADVAEIRDAAAMGLVDGVTTNPSLVAKTGRKFRDVLLEICDIVKGPVSAEVVSTDCDGMLAEARELAALRDNIVVKVPLIPEGLKAVKVLSEEGIATNVTLCFSPTQALLAAKAGATYISPFVGRIDDRSGDGMEVVAQIVQIYENYGFDTQVLVASVRHPMHVLQAALLGAHVATCPHKVLLQLAQHPLTDLGLAAFLEDWKKVPQ; this is encoded by the coding sequence ATGAAGTTCTTCATCGACACCGCCGATGTGGCGGAGATTCGCGACGCGGCCGCGATGGGCCTCGTCGACGGCGTCACGACGAACCCCAGCTTGGTGGCCAAGACGGGCCGGAAGTTCCGGGATGTCTTGCTCGAGATCTGCGACATCGTCAAAGGGCCGGTGTCGGCGGAGGTCGTATCGACCGACTGCGACGGCATGCTCGCGGAGGCGCGCGAGCTGGCCGCACTGCGCGACAACATCGTCGTCAAGGTGCCGCTCATCCCCGAGGGGCTCAAGGCCGTCAAGGTGCTGTCCGAGGAAGGCATCGCGACGAACGTGACCCTGTGCTTTTCGCCGACGCAGGCGCTGCTGGCGGCCAAGGCCGGTGCCACCTACATCTCGCCGTTCGTCGGCCGCATCGACGATCGGTCGGGCGACGGCATGGAGGTCGTCGCTCAGATCGTGCAGATCTACGAAAACTATGGCTTCGACACGCAGGTGCTCGTCGCGTCGGTGCGCCACCCGATGCACGTGCTGCAGGCGGCGCTTCTGGGCGCGCATGTCGCGACGTGTCCGCACAAGGTGCTGCTGCAACTCGCCCAGCATCCGCTCACGGACCTCGGGCTCGCCGCGTTCCTCGAAGACTGGAAGAAGGTCCCGCAGTAG
- a CDS encoding NUDIX domain-containing protein encodes MAERRAFSVAIYARRGGPGGRVLVIHHRRLATWLPVGGELEPGETPLEAARRELREETGLAGAFPALRGACDGVPPGLLGYEEHGAGSKGLHMNFVFVADVGDEPVRPNDEFSDYRWVDRAELAALESPRNVREFGFLALDAR; translated from the coding sequence ATGGCCGAGCGCCGCGCATTTTCCGTCGCGATCTACGCCCGCCGGGGCGGCCCGGGCGGGCGCGTGCTCGTGATCCACCACCGGCGACTCGCCACCTGGCTGCCCGTCGGCGGCGAACTCGAGCCCGGCGAGACGCCCCTGGAGGCCGCGCGCCGCGAGTTGCGCGAGGAGACGGGGCTGGCCGGCGCGTTCCCGGCCCTGCGCGGCGCGTGTGACGGGGTGCCCCCCGGGCTGCTGGGCTACGAGGAACACGGAGCGGGCAGCAAGGGCCTGCACATGAACTTCGTGTTCGTCGCGGACGTGGGCGACGAGCCGGTGCGGCCCAACGACGAGTTTTCCGACTACCGGTGGGTGGACCGCGCCGAACTCGCCGCGCTGGAATCGCCGCGCAACGTCCGGGAGTTCGGCTTCCTGGCGCTGGACGCACGATGA
- the uvrB gene encoding excinuclease ABC subunit UvrB, with protein sequence MFQLVSRFEPTGDQPKAIRQLVDGLRAGERHQVLLGITGSGKTFTIANVIAEVQRPTLVIAHNKTLAAQLYGEFKELFPHNAVHYFVSYYDYYQPEAYVPSTDTYIEKDSLINEEIDRMRHAATYALLSRRDVIIVASVSCIFGIGAQETYAAMTCPVAVGETVDRDAVLRRLVELQYDRNDIDFHRGTFRVRGDTVEVFPAYEVDTAIRIEWWGDEVEAISEVDPLRGKVKRTMERATIFPASHYATPSDHLKRAIDSIRVELRERLAELGAEMKLLERQRLEHRTLFDLEMLEQTGFCKGIENYSRHLTGREPGEPPPTLMDYFPDDYLLVIDESHQTIPQLQAMYRGDRSRKQTLVDYGFRLPSALDNRPLTFEEWEQRARQVIYVSATPGDWELERAGGVVVEQIIRPTGLLDPKIEVRPVTDQVDDLLAEIRAAVAAGQRVLVTTLTKRMAEDLTEYYADLGVKVRYLHSDIDTLERIDIIRDLRRGEFDVLVGINLLREGLDLPEVGLVAILDADKEGFLRAERSLIQTCGRAARNVDGRVIMYADTITASMRAAIDETNRRRALQAAYNEEHGITPRTVQRAIAGGDTAGDSAGDGEARPRTPIDRASELPASDPAALRADIERLRADMRAAAAELDFERAAELRDRANALERALVELGVAV encoded by the coding sequence ATGTTCCAGCTCGTATCCCGGTTCGAGCCCACCGGCGATCAGCCCAAGGCCATCCGCCAGCTCGTCGACGGCCTGCGCGCCGGCGAGCGCCATCAGGTGCTGCTCGGCATCACGGGCTCGGGCAAGACGTTCACCATCGCCAACGTGATCGCCGAGGTGCAGCGGCCGACGCTGGTCATCGCCCACAACAAGACGCTCGCGGCGCAGCTGTACGGCGAGTTCAAGGAGCTGTTCCCGCACAACGCCGTGCACTACTTCGTGAGCTACTACGACTACTACCAACCCGAGGCGTACGTGCCGAGCACGGACACCTACATCGAAAAGGACTCCCTCATCAACGAGGAGATCGATCGCATGCGGCACGCGGCGACCTACGCGCTGCTGTCGCGCCGGGACGTGATCATCGTCGCGTCCGTATCGTGCATCTTCGGCATCGGCGCTCAGGAGACCTACGCGGCGATGACCTGCCCGGTCGCCGTCGGCGAGACGGTCGACCGGGACGCCGTGTTGCGCCGCCTGGTCGAGCTGCAGTACGACCGAAACGACATCGACTTTCATCGCGGGACGTTCCGCGTGCGCGGCGACACGGTCGAGGTGTTCCCCGCCTACGAGGTGGACACCGCGATCCGGATCGAGTGGTGGGGCGACGAGGTCGAAGCCATCTCCGAAGTCGACCCGCTGCGCGGCAAGGTCAAGCGCACGATGGAGCGCGCGACGATCTTCCCGGCCTCCCACTACGCGACGCCCAGCGACCATCTCAAGCGGGCGATCGACAGCATCCGCGTCGAGCTGCGCGAGCGGCTCGCCGAACTCGGCGCCGAGATGAAGCTGCTCGAACGCCAGCGCCTCGAGCACCGCACGCTGTTCGACCTCGAAATGCTCGAACAGACCGGGTTTTGCAAGGGCATCGAGAACTACTCGCGCCATCTCACCGGCCGCGAGCCGGGCGAGCCGCCGCCGACGCTGATGGACTACTTCCCCGACGACTACCTGCTGGTGATCGACGAGTCGCACCAGACCATCCCGCAGCTTCAGGCGATGTACCGCGGCGACCGCTCGCGCAAACAGACGCTCGTCGACTACGGGTTCCGCCTGCCGAGCGCGCTCGACAACCGCCCGCTGACGTTCGAGGAGTGGGAACAGCGCGCGCGGCAAGTCATCTACGTGTCGGCGACGCCGGGCGACTGGGAACTCGAACGGGCCGGCGGCGTCGTGGTCGAGCAGATCATTCGGCCGACCGGCCTGCTCGACCCGAAGATCGAGGTTCGTCCGGTGACCGATCAGGTCGACGATCTGCTCGCCGAGATTCGCGCGGCCGTGGCGGCCGGCCAGCGCGTGCTGGTCACGACGCTCACCAAGCGGATGGCGGAAGACCTCACCGAGTACTACGCGGACCTCGGCGTCAAGGTCCGCTACCTGCACTCGGATATCGACACGCTCGAGCGCATCGACATCATCCGCGACCTGCGCCGCGGCGAGTTCGACGTGCTCGTGGGCATCAACCTGCTGCGCGAGGGGCTCGATCTGCCGGAGGTCGGTCTCGTCGCCATCCTCGACGCGGACAAAGAGGGGTTCTTGCGCGCGGAGCGATCGCTCATCCAGACGTGCGGCCGCGCCGCGCGCAACGTCGACGGGCGCGTGATCATGTACGCGGACACGATCACGGCGTCGATGCGCGCGGCCATCGACGAGACGAACCGGCGGCGCGCGCTGCAGGCGGCGTACAACGAGGAACACGGCATCACGCCGCGCACCGTGCAGCGCGCGATCGCGGGCGGCGACACCGCGGGCGACTCGGCCGGCGACGGCGAGGCGCGGCCGCGCACGCCGATCGACCGCGCGTCCGAGTTGCCGGCGAGCGACCCCGCGGCGCTGCGCGCCGACATCGAACGGCTGCGCGCCGACATGCGCGCGGCCGCGGCCGAACTCGATTTCGAGCGAGCGGCCGAGTTGCGCGACCGCGCGAACGCCCTCGAGCGGGCGCTCGTCGAACTCGGCGTCGCGGTGTGA
- a CDS encoding thiamine phosphate synthase — translation MAHIAAGRRGRRPVAARADLRYGLRMTPADRRRAAAARIRGFYAVIDRPGRPVPAGAAAVQVRLKDEPAAVVAAEVARARAEAPEALVVVNDRLDVALAARAGAVHLGQTDLPLADARRVADAAGRPDLLIGISTHDCGQVRAAVAGGADYLGFGPVFATATKANPDPVQGVAGLAAAVRAAGAVPVVAIGGITPARAREVAAAGAAAACAIAGVYGASDPAAAAAAIAAAFAAADR, via the coding sequence ATGGCCCACATCGCCGCCGGCCGCCGCGGTCGTCGACCGGTGGCGGCGCGCGCCGATCTGCGGTACGGGTTGCGGATGACTCCGGCCGATCGGCGCCGGGCCGCGGCGGCGCGGATCCGCGGCTTCTACGCGGTCATCGACCGGCCGGGGCGACCCGTGCCGGCGGGCGCCGCGGCGGTGCAGGTGCGCCTGAAGGACGAGCCGGCGGCCGTCGTCGCGGCCGAGGTCGCCCGGGCGCGGGCGGAGGCGCCGGAGGCGCTCGTGGTCGTCAACGACCGGCTCGACGTGGCGCTGGCGGCGCGCGCCGGCGCGGTGCACCTGGGCCAGACGGACCTGCCGCTGGCCGACGCGCGCCGGGTGGCCGATGCGGCGGGCCGTCCGGACCTGCTGATCGGCATCTCGACGCACGACTGCGGCCAGGTGCGGGCCGCGGTCGCCGGCGGCGCCGACTACCTCGGCTTCGGCCCCGTGTTCGCGACGGCGACCAAGGCCAACCCCGACCCGGTGCAGGGCGTCGCCGGCCTGGCCGCGGCGGTGCGCGCGGCCGGCGCCGTGCCGGTGGTCGCGATCGGCGGCATCACGCCGGCGCGGGCGCGCGAGGTGGCGGCGGCGGGCGCGGCGGCGGCGTGCGCGATCGCCGGCGTGTACGGCGCCTCGGATCCCGCGGCCGCGGCCGCGGCGATTGCGGCCGCGTTTGCCGCCGCTGACCGGTGA